The proteins below come from a single Mycobacterium parmense genomic window:
- a CDS encoding class I SAM-dependent methyltransferase, producing the protein MSGSPRRKTHKRVLANMSVTQIRDYLRLTLAGRGLREVARPPAFRIPWRYPYRGREAMLRALGPELAAMTTWTAADSEPRGEKLGPRSPTLLRHLPVRESVVDRARPIRMLVIGGFYGGALPAWQEYLHADSLIVGLDVDSKLLRVANSEGSYVRVGAEQEVCSLKDVAAEFGPFDVIVDGGRHTSSHMVDSFRCLFANALIDGGVYIVEDVDCDYSTFYRDSPVSFMELIRALIDAMHSHYQVATGETGFRAGPPARAQEASVPVITAILGSVEIHDSVVVVRRALRNPKPSAYRA; encoded by the coding sequence ATGAGTGGTTCACCGCGGCGAAAGACCCACAAGCGCGTACTCGCCAACATGTCGGTGACCCAGATCAGGGACTACCTGCGGCTGACGCTGGCGGGTCGCGGTCTGCGCGAAGTAGCCCGGCCTCCCGCTTTCCGCATACCTTGGCGCTATCCGTACAGGGGCCGCGAGGCGATGCTGAGGGCCCTGGGGCCAGAGCTTGCGGCGATGACCACGTGGACGGCGGCGGACTCCGAGCCGCGTGGCGAGAAGTTGGGGCCGCGTAGCCCTACGTTGTTGCGCCACTTGCCTGTTCGTGAGTCCGTGGTCGACCGGGCCAGACCGATCAGGATGTTGGTGATCGGTGGCTTCTACGGAGGGGCGCTACCGGCGTGGCAGGAGTACCTGCACGCCGACTCGCTCATCGTCGGCCTCGACGTCGATTCGAAGTTGTTGAGGGTCGCGAATTCCGAAGGCAGTTACGTCCGCGTCGGCGCCGAGCAAGAGGTCTGTTCGCTCAAGGACGTGGCCGCGGAATTCGGTCCGTTCGACGTCATCGTCGACGGAGGCCGCCATACGAGCTCGCACATGGTGGATTCGTTCCGCTGCCTTTTCGCGAATGCGTTGATCGACGGCGGCGTCTACATCGTCGAAGACGTCGACTGCGACTACTCGACGTTCTACCGCGACAGCCCCGTTTCTTTCATGGAGCTCATCCGGGCGTTGATCGACGCGATGCACAGCCATTACCAGGTTGCCACCGGCGAGACCGGCTTTCGGGCAGGCCCCCCGGCCCGGGCCCAAGAGGCTTCGGTGCCGGTCATCACCGCGATCCTCGGCAGCGTCGAGATCCACGATTCCGTCGTCGTCGTGCGCCGTGCTCTCCGCAACCCGAAGCCGAGCGCCTACCGGGCTTGA
- a CDS encoding rhamnan synthesis F family protein: MSGDALGFICQNHQELPPQPPPDRRTLVLFAHFDPQGVVDPYVVYYLRALNRLGATVVFVSGSPTLTAESVAPLRSLCAGIFTRRTLSLDFGSWHLAWSVVRQRGWSLDQFDRLVLTNDSVYGPLFPIKEMWDCFHGADMYGAIESAEYAAHLQSFFLAWDLNSRTRPFLEDFWDGFRYIVDKPRLIRRYEIGMSRRARAAGLTITPFVSAAAVEAAYSRSPAHQWAGRFAGPPTNNTLYFWDGLIEHLRFPFLKTVLPRHNAPWHDSMTQLREFLEQHTDYPYGLIEANVNRLGCGPRSWVRPPVKPS; the protein is encoded by the coding sequence GTGAGCGGGGATGCGCTGGGCTTCATCTGTCAAAATCATCAGGAGCTTCCGCCGCAGCCACCGCCGGACCGGCGCACGCTGGTTCTCTTCGCGCACTTCGACCCGCAGGGCGTCGTCGACCCCTACGTCGTCTACTACCTACGGGCGCTGAACCGGCTCGGAGCCACGGTCGTCTTCGTCTCGGGGTCGCCGACGCTGACCGCGGAGTCGGTCGCCCCGCTCCGCTCGCTGTGTGCGGGCATCTTCACTCGCCGGACACTTTCGCTCGATTTCGGCTCCTGGCACCTCGCGTGGTCGGTCGTCCGGCAGCGCGGCTGGTCGCTCGACCAATTCGACCGCCTGGTCCTCACCAACGACAGCGTGTACGGTCCGCTCTTCCCGATCAAAGAGATGTGGGACTGCTTCCACGGCGCCGACATGTACGGAGCCATCGAGAGTGCCGAGTACGCTGCCCACTTGCAGTCCTTCTTCCTGGCGTGGGATCTCAACTCGCGGACGCGCCCATTTCTCGAAGATTTCTGGGACGGGTTCCGCTACATCGTCGACAAGCCTCGCCTCATCCGGCGCTACGAGATCGGCATGTCCAGGCGCGCCCGCGCGGCGGGGCTCACGATCACACCGTTCGTCTCGGCCGCGGCCGTCGAAGCCGCCTACAGCCGGTCGCCGGCGCACCAGTGGGCCGGCAGGTTCGCCGGCCCACCCACGAACAACACGCTCTATTTCTGGGACGGCCTCATCGAGCACCTGCGGTTCCCGTTCCTCAAGACGGTCCTGCCGCGCCACAACGCCCCGTGGCACGACTCCATGACACAGCTGCGCGAGTTCCTCGAGCAGCACACCGATTATCCCTACGGTCTGATCGAAGCGAACGTGAACCGGCTCGGCTGCGGACCCCGTTCGTGGGTCAGGCCACCTGTGAAGCCGTCCTAG